From the genome of Helicoverpa zea isolate HzStark_Cry1AcR chromosome 1, ilHelZeax1.1, whole genome shotgun sequence, one region includes:
- the LOC124630214 gene encoding adenylate kinase isoenzyme 6 homolog, whose amino-acid sequence MANTTRSVPNILITGTPGVGKSTLSRMLADRTKFTWREVSKLAEEYSCLDEYDPEYQCPFLNEDKLLDIMEGMMAKGGNIVDYHGCDFFPERWFDGVFVIRTNNTTLFDRLTARGYTGKKLEDNVQCEIFETLLEEAQSSYKPEIVTQLQNDTEDQLQQNVQTIVEWIERWKEENI is encoded by the exons GTACACCCGGAGTAGGCAAGTCGACCCTGTCGCGCATGCTGGCTGACAGGACGAAATTCACTTGGCGCGAAGTTTCTAAGTTAGCTGAAGAATACAGTTGTTTAGATGAGTATGACCCGGAGTATCAGTGCCCATTCTTGAATGAGGACAAG CTACTGGATATCATGGAAGGTATGATGGCCAAAGGTGGTAACATAGTGGACTACCACGGCTGTGACTTTTTCCCAGAGCGATGGTTTGATGGTGTGTTCGTAATCAGAACAAACAACACAACACTGTTTGATAGACTCACAGCCAG AGGCTACACAGGCAAGAAGCTAGAAGATAATGTCCAGTGTGAGATATTTGAAACACTATTGGAGGAGGCTCAGTCTTCATACAAGCCAGAGATAGTCACACAGCTTCAGAACGACACAGAGGACCAGTTGCAACAGAATGTGCAAACTATTGTAGAGTGGATAGAAAGGTGGAAAGAGGAGAATATATAG